A genome region from Psychrobacter jeotgali includes the following:
- a CDS encoding acyltransferase family protein produces the protein MKFRKDINGLRAIAVIAVVLFHFNATWMPGGFAGVDVFFVISGFLMTGIIFRGIEQDDFSILKFYVARANRIIPALALLCLVLLVFGWFYLTPFDYRALGKHAASSVGFLSNFVYWSEAGYFDASSHEKWLLHSWSLSVEWQFYIIYPLILVAMRKFMSIKTMKIMLIIGTVIGFIFCAFASYKWVSASYYLLPARAWEMMIGGVAYLYPWRLPEKRKKIIEWIGIIAIVGSYFLVSAANPWPGYLGLFPVVGAFLILQAQRDDSFVTGNIVFQKLGSWSYSIYLWHWPIVVAIYYFSLNDAYIYIGMMLSILLGFLSYKYVEKIRFRSNFSTLFSYFKSVPLYIAGVLGVLGSLVYVQYDKLSPYRFTPEQIKIVNQQKKDPREGMCSIVTDGVSASCTYGNGPVKAIVIGDSHAMAQNIAIGNRASLNNGSILSLQLSGCPTIKNVYTVDGQNKDYNCGKLVANAITTAAKDYPNIPVIIINRASAYTYGANEELDFESLPPNKFVDKVFTKRNDEYRVNIADHMVNTICEFTESNPVYLMRPIPELKVNVPTTMFKALSLKQNVERIRITRAEYSQRQQWVFEMQNEAVKRCGAKTIDPTPYLCDSEYCYGDINGIPAYYDDDHLSLYGAEVISPIYDEILE, from the coding sequence ATGAAATTTAGAAAAGACATAAACGGCTTAAGAGCTATTGCGGTTATAGCTGTAGTCCTGTTTCATTTTAATGCGACATGGATGCCAGGCGGCTTTGCTGGGGTTGATGTATTCTTCGTTATCTCTGGTTTTTTAATGACTGGGATTATCTTTAGAGGTATTGAGCAAGATGATTTCTCTATTCTAAAATTCTATGTAGCCCGAGCCAATCGAATTATTCCTGCTTTAGCGTTGTTGTGTTTAGTATTGCTAGTTTTTGGTTGGTTTTATTTAACACCTTTTGACTATCGAGCTTTAGGTAAACATGCTGCTAGCAGCGTAGGCTTTTTATCTAACTTTGTTTATTGGTCAGAAGCGGGATACTTTGATGCTTCTTCACATGAGAAATGGCTGTTGCATAGTTGGTCGTTATCGGTTGAATGGCAGTTTTATATTATTTACCCTTTAATATTGGTAGCAATGCGTAAATTCATGTCAATAAAGACTATGAAAATTATGCTGATAATAGGAACCGTGATAGGTTTTATATTCTGTGCGTTTGCTAGCTACAAATGGGTAAGTGCCTCATATTATCTACTACCAGCCCGAGCATGGGAGATGATGATTGGTGGTGTCGCGTATCTGTATCCTTGGAGATTACCAGAAAAGCGTAAGAAGATAATAGAATGGATAGGAATAATTGCAATTGTCGGCTCCTACTTTTTAGTATCTGCTGCAAATCCTTGGCCAGGCTATTTAGGACTATTTCCAGTTGTTGGTGCCTTTTTAATTCTTCAGGCCCAAAGAGATGATAGCTTTGTTACTGGAAATATTGTTTTTCAAAAGCTAGGAAGTTGGTCTTATTCTATTTATCTATGGCATTGGCCAATTGTAGTAGCTATATATTATTTTTCCTTAAACGACGCTTACATCTACATAGGTATGATGCTGTCAATATTACTTGGCTTTCTTAGCTACAAGTATGTAGAGAAGATTAGATTTAGAAGTAATTTTTCAACGTTATTCAGTTATTTTAAAAGTGTACCATTATATATTGCAGGAGTATTAGGTGTACTAGGAAGTTTGGTCTATGTACAGTATGACAAGTTGAGTCCTTATCGTTTTACACCAGAGCAAATTAAAATAGTAAATCAACAAAAGAAAGATCCTAGGGAAGGGATGTGTAGCATAGTTACCGATGGTGTATCTGCTAGCTGTACTTATGGCAATGGACCTGTAAAGGCAATAGTTATCGGAGACAGCCACGCTATGGCTCAGAATATCGCTATTGGTAATAGAGCTTCGTTAAATAATGGAAGTATTCTAAGTTTACAGCTTTCAGGGTGCCCTACTATTAAAAATGTTTATACGGTTGATGGTCAAAACAAGGATTATAATTGTGGAAAGTTAGTCGCAAATGCTATTACGACTGCTGCAAAAGATTATCCGAACATTCCAGTTATCATTATTAATAGAGCTTCAGCATATACATACGGAGCTAATGAAGAGTTAGATTTTGAATCACTACCACCTAATAAGTTTGTTGATAAAGTTTTTACCAAAAGAAACGATGAATATAGAGTAAATATAGCAGATCATATGGTCAATACTATATGCGAGTTTACTGAAAGTAATCCCGTTTATCTAATGAGACCGATACCTGAGCTAAAAGTAAATGTGCCTACCACTATGTTTAAAGCATTAAGTTTAAAACAAAATGTAGAAAGAATTAGAATAACACGTGCTGAATACAGTCAACGTCAACAATGGGTTTTTGAGATGCAAAATGAGGCTGTCAAAAGATGTGGCGCTAAGACCATAGATCCTACTCCTTATCTATGTGATAGTGAATATTGCTATGGAGATATCAATGGTATTCCTGCTTATTATGATGATGATCATTTAAGCTTATATGGTGCAGAAGTGATTTCGCCTATATATGACGAGATACTTGA
- a CDS encoding acyltransferase family protein, giving the protein MNYRADIQVIRGIAVILVVLFHLGFSSIKSGFLGVDVFFVISGFLMAVLYDKNNISNFYLRRAKRLLPAYYATILFTLLFSYLLTTPNEAVQVANQAKYAIAFASNLGFWAQNSYFSTTDFNPLLHLWSLGVEMQFYLIVPILYWLFSKNKYIFLVILIISLVTCFFVVGISPKTSFFMLPFRLWEFLLGYGAAYYFTNQGNLKFTRYKGLGLVGLVILFIIPLFTVNGEALNVVDGHPGLFALIVTIATALILVFGIPSFIESSMVAKLLERIGKYSYSIYLAHFPVIVLYLSKPFSGTNLIIPSLKDGIIITILTILTSALLYYFFEHKRLKYSVRSLVIGSSLVIALLVLILPLIQNKFFTPQEHLIFQAFKDRGNYRCGKMIRILEPTAISCDLTPEIDNPKQNLMLVGNSHSDSIKDSFVEEAKKYQAKLFFMVSNEPLMEGDISAKSLIEEASTKGVNKLILHFKKSSISEETIKEVVKEARLVGISVYFIEPVPEWQDSVPVFMYDDIHKQDYEVEKQTKADYLSDNFNQISFVRAIDEDNFVSLPVVDYFCTPNCRYASEEGRPFYFDSHHLTITGSHLFKEIYNTILRDQKSLAPS; this is encoded by the coding sequence ATGAATTATCGTGCAGATATACAAGTGATAAGAGGAATAGCTGTAATACTTGTAGTGTTATTTCATTTAGGCTTTAGTTCAATTAAGAGTGGTTTTTTAGGTGTAGACGTCTTTTTTGTTATTAGTGGTTTTTTAATGGCTGTCCTATACGATAAGAACAATATTTCTAATTTTTATTTAAGACGAGCTAAAAGGCTATTACCTGCTTACTATGCAACGATACTTTTTACTCTGCTATTCTCATATTTATTGACTACTCCAAATGAAGCGGTACAAGTAGCTAACCAAGCAAAGTATGCCATTGCTTTTGCATCTAACTTGGGTTTCTGGGCTCAAAACTCTTACTTTAGTACTACTGATTTTAACCCCCTTCTACACTTATGGTCTTTGGGCGTTGAAATGCAGTTCTATCTTATTGTTCCCATACTTTATTGGCTATTCAGTAAGAATAAATACATTTTCCTAGTAATCTTAATCATAAGTTTAGTTACGTGTTTCTTTGTCGTTGGCATCTCTCCAAAAACCTCGTTTTTTATGCTTCCCTTCAGATTATGGGAGTTTCTGCTAGGTTATGGAGCGGCTTATTATTTCACCAATCAAGGTAACTTAAAGTTTACTAGATATAAAGGGTTGGGTTTAGTGGGACTTGTTATATTATTTATAATTCCACTTTTCACTGTAAATGGAGAAGCGCTTAACGTTGTTGATGGTCACCCAGGATTATTTGCTCTAATAGTCACTATCGCTACTGCATTGATTTTAGTCTTTGGTATACCAAGTTTTATTGAAAGCTCTATGGTAGCAAAGCTCTTGGAAAGAATCGGTAAGTATTCATATTCTATTTACTTAGCACACTTCCCTGTCATAGTGCTTTATTTGTCAAAACCATTTAGCGGTACAAATTTAATCATTCCTAGCCTAAAAGATGGCATTATTATAACAATACTCACTATATTGACTTCGGCTTTATTATATTACTTTTTTGAACATAAACGACTCAAGTACAGTGTCAGAAGTCTTGTTATAGGCTCCTCATTAGTAATAGCTTTGTTAGTTTTAATATTACCCCTTATACAGAATAAGTTTTTTACACCACAAGAACATCTGATTTTCCAAGCTTTTAAAGATAGAGGTAATTATCGCTGCGGTAAAATGATAAGAATATTAGAGCCAACAGCTATATCCTGCGATTTGACTCCTGAAATTGATAATCCTAAGCAAAATTTGATGCTTGTTGGGAACAGCCATAGTGATTCAATCAAAGATAGCTTCGTTGAAGAGGCAAAAAAATATCAAGCCAAGCTATTTTTTATGGTTTCAAATGAGCCTTTAATGGAAGGTGATATTAGCGCCAAAAGTTTAATTGAAGAAGCATCTACGAAAGGAGTAAATAAGTTAATTCTTCATTTTAAAAAATCTTCAATATCTGAAGAAACTATTAAAGAGGTAGTTAAAGAAGCAAGGCTTGTTGGGATTAGTGTTTATTTTATTGAACCTGTACCCGAATGGCAAGATAGTGTGCCCGTCTTTATGTATGATGACATTCATAAACAGGATTATGAGGTTGAAAAACAAACTAAAGCGGATTACCTGAGTGATAATTTTAACCAAATTAGTTTTGTTAGAGCCATTGACGAAGATAATTTTGTCTCATTGCCAGTAGTTGATTATTTTTGTACTCCAAATTGCCGATATGCATCTGAGGAGGGTAGGCCATTTTATTTCGATAGCCATCATTTGACTATCACTGGTAGTCATCTCTTTAAAGAGATATACAACACTATTTTACGAGATCAAAAGTCGTTAGCCCCATCGTGA
- a CDS encoding acyltransferase family protein: MKFRKDINGLRALAVISVVLFHFNAAWMPGGFAGVDVFFVISGFLMTGIIFRGIEQQNFSILKFYVARANRIIPALALLCLVLLVFGWFYLTPMEYKALGKHAASSVSFLSNIVYWTEANYFDAASHEKWLLHSWSLSVEWQFYIIYPLILVAMRKFMSIKTMKVMLIVGTVVGFIFCALASYRWASASYYLLPTRAWEMMIGGVAYLYPWTLSEKRKKLVEWVGIISIIGSYFLVSATDPWPGYLALFPVIGSFLIIQAQRNDSFITSNIVFQKLGSWSYSIYLWHWPLVVAIYIFSMPDQYIYIGMALSILLGFLSYKYVERIKFKSNFNSLLSYFRSKPIYIAGFVGVIAGLVFIQNGVGSRFSLSATDTAIAKDLVIPYRSNGYCFYSSHDPSFVVSQSVGTNCYLGDKEKQSTTLLFGDSYAGHLEPFFDEVFKDNNASFQSIVTNWCMPSLSENYTGPKSDSAYDQCLLNRAYLKENMSNYKNIIFAGSWDGALNLGYFEDIEQVVDEAAELDINVFIMAAPHRYMKSPLQSFYRSMYFQKPFNMSNIQENDVLVTDANTRLERLSENYANVYYLDRSLLYRDTNTFNIEDYTIPYSFDGGHISVLGSKYAAKHFMNQQDYELVMSHFDLK, from the coding sequence ATGAAATTTAGAAAAGATATTAATGGCCTTAGGGCGCTTGCTGTTATCTCTGTAGTGTTATTTCACTTTAATGCGGCATGGATGCCAGGTGGCTTTGCCGGAGTTGATGTTTTTTTCGTCATCTCTGGCTTTCTCATGACTGGAATTATTTTTAGAGGTATTGAACAACAAAACTTCTCTATTCTAAAATTCTATGTAGCTCGAGCAAATAGAATCATTCCTGCTTTAGCTTTACTATGCCTAGTATTACTGGTGTTTGGCTGGTTTTATCTAACTCCCATGGAGTACAAAGCACTGGGTAAGCATGCCGCTAGTAGTGTTAGTTTCCTCTCTAATATTGTTTATTGGACAGAAGCGAATTATTTTGATGCCGCTTCTCATGAAAAATGGTTATTACATAGTTGGTCACTATCAGTTGAATGGCAGTTTTATATTATCTATCCGTTAATCTTGGTAGCAATGCGTAAATTCATGTCGATAAAGACTATGAAAGTTATGTTGATAGTAGGAACCGTAGTAGGATTCATATTTTGTGCTTTGGCTAGTTACAGATGGGCAAGCGCTTCTTATTATCTATTGCCGACCAGAGCTTGGGAGATGATGATTGGCGGTGTCGCGTATCTATATCCTTGGACATTATCAGAAAAACGTAAGAAGCTGGTAGAGTGGGTGGGCATAATCTCAATTATTGGTTCTTACTTTTTAGTATCTGCTACAGACCCATGGCCAGGCTATTTAGCTTTATTTCCAGTAATCGGCTCATTCCTAATTATACAAGCTCAACGTAATGATAGTTTTATCACCAGTAATATTGTCTTTCAGAAGTTAGGAAGTTGGTCTTATTCTATTTATCTATGGCACTGGCCACTTGTGGTTGCTATCTACATCTTCTCAATGCCTGACCAGTATATATATATAGGTATGGCATTATCAATATTACTTGGTTTTCTAAGCTATAAATATGTGGAACGAATTAAATTTAAGAGTAATTTCAATAGCTTATTGAGTTATTTTCGTAGCAAGCCTATTTACATTGCAGGTTTTGTAGGGGTAATAGCAGGTCTTGTTTTTATACAAAATGGTGTTGGAAGTCGTTTCTCTTTAAGTGCTACTGATACAGCTATAGCAAAAGATTTAGTCATTCCTTATAGGAGTAATGGTTATTGCTTTTACTCCTCTCACGATCCAAGCTTTGTTGTAAGTCAAAGTGTAGGTACCAACTGCTATTTGGGAGATAAGGAAAAACAATCAACGACTTTACTATTTGGAGATTCCTATGCTGGTCATCTTGAGCCGTTCTTTGATGAAGTATTTAAAGATAATAACGCTTCATTCCAATCTATAGTGACTAATTGGTGTATGCCTTCTCTCAGTGAAAACTATACAGGACCTAAATCTGATAGCGCTTATGACCAATGCTTGTTGAATAGAGCTTATCTAAAAGAAAATATGAGCAATTATAAAAATATAATATTCGCAGGCTCTTGGGATGGTGCTTTAAATCTAGGTTATTTTGAAGATATTGAGCAAGTAGTCGATGAAGCAGCTGAGCTTGATATTAATGTGTTTATTATGGCAGCACCTCATCGTTATATGAAGAGTCCGTTACAGAGCTTCTATAGAAGCATGTATTTTCAAAAGCCATTTAATATGAGCAATATACAAGAGAATGATGTCCTTGTGACTGATGCTAACACGAGATTAGAAAGATTGTCTGAAAACTATGCCAACGTTTACTATCTTGATAGAAGTTTACTCTACCGAGACACTAATACTTTTAATATAGAAGATTATACTATTCCATATAGTTTTGATGGCGGTCATATCTCTGTTCTTGGATCTAAATATGCAGCTAAGCATTTTATGAATCAACAAGATTATGAATTGGTAATGAGCCATTTCGATTTGAAATAG